One window of the Devosia sp. 2618 genome contains the following:
- a CDS encoding urate hydroxylase PuuD produces the protein MPDYAIFYEWLMFAVRWLHVITAIAWIGSSFYFIALDLGLRKTPSLPPLAHGEEWQVHGGGFYHIQKYLVAPEFLPEHLTWFKWESYWTWLSGFMLMVLIYYVGADIYLIDRNVLDVPNWVAILISMGSIVLGFVVYNRLCKSPLGESQNGLMLVLFVILTAMAWGYTQLFTGRAAMLHMGAFTASIMAANVAMIIIPNQKIVVADLKAGRVPDAKYGKIAKQRSLHNNYLTLPVIFFMLTSHYPLAFATQWNWIIASLIFLIGVVIRHYFNTRHARKGNPHWTWAVAVILFIVIAWLSSGPKLPGSAGEEVASRAAEPFLAAEHFAAASLAVQTRCAMCHTAEPAWPGIYEPPKNVILDNDIAIANHAKDIAMQAGYSHAMPPGNVSEMTLAERALLVEWFREGSGR, from the coding sequence ATGCCCGATTATGCAATTTTCTATGAGTGGCTGATGTTTGCTGTGCGCTGGTTGCACGTCATCACCGCCATCGCCTGGATCGGCTCGTCGTTCTATTTCATCGCGCTCGACCTCGGCCTGCGCAAGACGCCAAGCCTGCCGCCACTGGCGCATGGCGAAGAGTGGCAGGTGCATGGCGGGGGCTTTTATCACATCCAGAAATACCTGGTGGCGCCAGAGTTTTTGCCCGAGCATCTGACCTGGTTCAAATGGGAAAGCTATTGGACCTGGCTATCGGGCTTCATGCTGATGGTGCTGATCTATTATGTCGGCGCCGACATTTATCTGATCGACCGTAACGTGCTCGACGTGCCCAACTGGGTCGCCATCCTGATCTCGATGGGCTCCATCGTCTTGGGCTTTGTGGTCTATAACCGGCTCTGCAAGTCTCCGCTCGGCGAAAGCCAGAACGGGTTGATGCTGGTGCTGTTCGTGATCCTGACCGCCATGGCCTGGGGCTATACGCAGCTGTTCACCGGCCGCGCGGCGATGCTGCATATGGGGGCGTTTACCGCCTCGATCATGGCGGCCAACGTGGCGATGATCATTATCCCCAACCAGAAGATCGTGGTTGCCGATCTCAAGGCGGGCCGGGTGCCTGATGCGAAGTATGGCAAGATCGCCAAGCAGCGCTCGCTGCACAACAACTACCTGACGCTGCCCGTCATCTTCTTCATGCTGACCAGCCATTATCCGCTGGCTTTTGCCACGCAGTGGAACTGGATCATTGCCTCGCTGATCTTTTTGATCGGCGTCGTCATCCGGCATTATTTCAACACGCGCCATGCCCGCAAAGGCAATCCGCACTGGACCTGGGCGGTAGCCGTCATCTTGTTTATTGTCATTGCCTGGCTGTCGTCCGGGCCAAAACTGCCTGGTTCGGCGGGAGAGGAGGTGGCGTCTCGTGCGGCCGAGCCCTTTCTCGCAGCAGAGCACTTTGCCGCTGCCAGCCTAGCGGTGCAGACCCGCTGCGCCATGTGTCACACCGCCGAGCCAGCCTGGCCCGGCATTTACGAGCCGCCCAAGAACGTGATCCTCGACAATGACATCGCCATCGCCAACCACGCCAAGGATATTGCCATGCAGGCCGGCTATTCTCACGCCATGCCGCCCGGCAATGTCAGCGAAATGACGCTGGCCGAACGCGCTTTGCTGGTCGAGTGGTTCCGTGAGGGTTCGGGTCGATGA
- a CDS encoding ABC transporter ATP-binding protein produces the protein MDANLPYRLELTGITKSFPGVLANDNVTFAVKPGEIHALLGENGAGKSTLVKMIYGIMQPDAGEIRWDGQPVVVSNPKAARKLGIGMVFQHFSLFEALTVLENIALGMDAKIPARELEERIRAVMTKYGLTLDPHRTVATLSVGEQQRIEIVRALLLDPKLLIMDEPTSVLTPQEVEQLFIVLRKLAAQGCSILYISHKLYEIKALCDTATILRGGKLVDTCDPKQETSRSMAEKMMGAGLKDIIRAEGRTLGLPKLVVSRLSTVKTGHFDVPVDDLSFTVRAGEIFGIAGVAGNGQNALLDALSGEVQGDDKDAVSIDGQPLGLLNTTQRRKYGLCAVPEERNGHAAVGDFSLSDNSVLTARDRLGMVMLGLINSGAAKTYTGKVIGDFAVKALGPASTAGSLSGGNLQKYIMGREILQKPSVLVVSQPTWGVDAGAAAAIHQALVDLAAAGSAIVVISQDLDELRALCDTLAVINMGQLSPAQPVEQFTIEEIGLLMGGVHGEQGAGDAVQA, from the coding sequence TTGGACGCTAATTTGCCCTATCGGCTCGAATTGACCGGTATTACCAAGAGTTTTCCAGGCGTCCTCGCCAATGACAATGTGACTTTTGCCGTCAAGCCGGGAGAAATCCACGCGCTGCTCGGCGAAAATGGGGCCGGCAAGTCAACGCTGGTCAAAATGATCTACGGCATCATGCAGCCAGACGCCGGCGAAATTCGCTGGGATGGGCAGCCGGTTGTGGTGAGCAATCCCAAAGCGGCGCGCAAACTCGGCATCGGCATGGTGTTCCAGCACTTTTCGCTGTTCGAGGCGCTGACGGTGCTCGAAAACATCGCGCTCGGCATGGACGCGAAAATTCCGGCGCGGGAACTTGAAGAACGCATCCGCGCAGTGATGACCAAATACGGGCTGACGCTCGATCCGCATCGCACCGTCGCAACCCTGTCCGTAGGTGAACAACAGCGCATCGAAATCGTCCGCGCACTGCTGCTTGATCCCAAATTGCTGATCATGGACGAGCCGACTTCGGTGCTGACGCCGCAGGAAGTGGAACAGCTGTTCATCGTGCTGCGCAAGCTCGCGGCGCAGGGGTGCTCGATCCTCTATATTTCGCACAAGCTCTACGAAATCAAAGCCTTGTGCGACACGGCAACGATCCTGCGTGGCGGCAAACTGGTCGATACCTGCGATCCGAAGCAGGAAACCAGCCGCTCAATGGCCGAGAAAATGATGGGCGCGGGGCTCAAGGATATTATCCGCGCTGAGGGCCGCACGCTGGGCCTGCCGAAGCTCGTCGTGTCACGGCTGTCGACGGTTAAAACCGGGCATTTCGATGTGCCAGTTGATGATCTGAGCTTTACTGTTCGGGCCGGCGAGATCTTTGGCATAGCCGGGGTAGCGGGCAATGGGCAGAACGCGCTGCTCGATGCTTTGTCGGGCGAAGTTCAGGGCGACGACAAAGATGCCGTGAGCATTGACGGTCAGCCGCTCGGCCTGCTCAACACGACGCAACGACGCAAATACGGGCTGTGTGCTGTGCCCGAAGAACGCAATGGCCATGCGGCTGTCGGCGACTTTTCCCTGTCGGACAATTCGGTGCTGACGGCGCGTGACCGGCTCGGCATGGTGATGCTTGGCCTGATCAATTCGGGCGCGGCGAAAACCTATACCGGCAAGGTCATCGGTGACTTCGCGGTCAAGGCTCTAGGGCCAGCGTCGACAGCGGGGTCGCTGTCGGGCGGGAATCTGCAGAAGTACATTATGGGCCGCGAAATCCTGCAAAAGCCGAGCGTGCTGGTGGTCAGCCAGCCGACCTGGGGCGTCGACGCTGGCGCGGCGGCCGCCATTCATCAGGCGCTGGTCGATCTGGCGGCGGCGGGATCGGCCATCGTCGTCATCAGCCAGGATCTCGATGAGCTTCGGGCGCTGTGTGACACACTGGCCGTGATCAATATGGGGCAGTTGAGCCCGGCGCAGCCGGTCGAGCAGTTCACCATCGAAGAAATCGGGCTGCTGATGGGCGGCGTGCATGGCGAACAGGGGGCGGGCGATGCAGTTCAGGCTTGA
- a CDS encoding BMP family ABC transporter substrate-binding protein, with amino-acid sequence MSILNRRTVLKIGGAGLALPLIGGAAFAQDGPLKIGFVNVGPKDDNGWTYGHWVGAQALEAEFGDKIAITFVESVPEGPDCERVLRELAQQGNKIIFATSFGFGDYVIKVAREFPDVKFEHATGYQRSDNVATYNARFHEGRAVMGTLAGHLSKTNTIGYIGTFPIPEVVMGINAFTLAARRINPEIKVNVVWLSSWHDPAKESDAARALIDQGADIIAQHSDGPAALQVAEERGIIGGFGQGADMSAFAPKAHLSAIIDVWAPHYIQVVKDVQAGTWVSDDSWPGIAAGEVVIGPYNEKIPADVVAAAEAVKAGIIDGSFNPFTGPIVDNAGTERTPAGAVIDDAGLWAMDWYVEGVQA; translated from the coding sequence ATGTCAATTCTCAATCGTCGTACCGTTCTCAAGATCGGTGGCGCGGGTCTCGCCCTGCCACTGATCGGCGGCGCTGCCTTCGCACAGGACGGCCCGCTCAAGATCGGTTTCGTCAATGTCGGTCCCAAGGACGACAACGGTTGGACCTATGGTCACTGGGTTGGCGCGCAGGCGCTGGAAGCTGAATTCGGCGACAAGATCGCCATCACGTTCGTCGAGAGCGTTCCAGAAGGCCCAGATTGCGAGCGCGTGCTCCGCGAACTGGCTCAGCAGGGCAACAAGATCATTTTCGCCACCAGCTTCGGCTTCGGCGACTATGTGATCAAGGTTGCGCGCGAATTCCCAGATGTGAAGTTCGAGCACGCCACCGGCTACCAGCGTTCGGACAATGTCGCGACCTACAATGCGCGCTTCCATGAAGGCCGCGCCGTGATGGGCACCCTTGCCGGTCACCTCTCCAAGACCAACACTATCGGCTATATCGGCACTTTCCCGATCCCGGAAGTTGTGATGGGCATCAACGCGTTCACGCTGGCTGCCCGCCGCATCAACCCAGAGATCAAGGTCAACGTCGTGTGGCTGTCGAGCTGGCACGATCCTGCAAAGGAATCGGACGCAGCCCGCGCGCTGATCGATCAGGGCGCCGACATCATTGCACAGCACTCCGACGGCCCAGCGGCTCTCCAGGTTGCAGAAGAGCGCGGCATCATCGGTGGTTTCGGCCAGGGTGCAGACATGAGCGCCTTCGCGCCCAAGGCTCACCTCAGCGCCATTATCGACGTCTGGGCACCGCACTATATTCAGGTGGTCAAGGACGTGCAGGCGGGTACCTGGGTGTCTGACGACAGCTGGCCAGGCATTGCTGCTGGCGAAGTGGTCATCGGGCCATACAACGAGAAGATCCCGGCCGACGTCGTTGCCGCCGCTGAAGCGGTCAAGGCTGGCATCATCGACGGTTCGTTCAACCCCTTCACCGGCCCGATCGTGGACAATGCCGGCACCGAGCGCACACCAGCCGGCGCCGTCATCGACGATGCGGGCCTGTGGGCGATGGACTGGTACGTCGAAGGCGTGCAGGCCTAA
- a CDS encoding ABC transporter permease, translating to MSADLIVAIIITLIGASTPILIAALGELVVEKSGVLNLGVEGMMLIGAVIAFAVTYTSGNPWLGIVCAAIASAAASMIFAFLTLTLSANQVATGLALTIFGTGFSALFGQAYTGRPIEIFRSVFPTELATHPFWRLVFGHSPLVYFSLFLVFAVWWFLKKTRAGLILRAVGENDLSAHSIGYSVIGVRYAAVAFGGAMAGIAGSCFPLLLTPQWAERLTAGRGWIALALVVFAAWRPFRLLGGAYLFGLVMTIELYTKASGSTGGIPSEFWAALPYLSTIAVLVLISLRRSGQSAAPACLGRPFLPTN from the coding sequence ATGAGTGCCGATCTGATCGTTGCCATCATCATCACGTTGATCGGGGCATCAACCCCGATCCTGATCGCCGCTCTGGGTGAGTTGGTGGTCGAGAAATCTGGCGTGCTCAATCTGGGCGTCGAAGGCATGATGCTGATCGGCGCGGTGATCGCCTTTGCGGTGACCTATACCAGCGGCAATCCATGGCTTGGCATTGTCTGCGCCGCCATTGCCAGCGCTGCCGCCTCGATGATCTTTGCGTTCCTGACGCTGACGCTGTCGGCCAATCAGGTGGCGACCGGACTGGCCCTGACCATTTTCGGCACCGGATTTTCCGCCCTGTTCGGGCAGGCTTATACCGGTCGGCCTATCGAGATTTTCCGCTCGGTGTTTCCGACTGAACTCGCCACCCATCCATTCTGGCGGCTGGTGTTTGGGCATAGTCCGCTGGTTTATTTCTCGCTGTTTCTGGTCTTTGCCGTCTGGTGGTTCCTCAAGAAAACCCGCGCCGGGCTGATCCTGCGGGCCGTCGGCGAAAATGACTTGTCCGCGCACTCCATTGGCTATTCGGTGATCGGTGTGCGTTACGCGGCCGTGGCCTTTGGCGGGGCGATGGCAGGCATTGCCGGCAGTTGTTTCCCGCTGCTGCTGACGCCGCAATGGGCCGAGCGCCTGACAGCCGGGCGTGGCTGGATCGCCTTGGCGCTGGTGGTGTTTGCAGCCTGGCGGCCGTTCCGCCTGCTGGGTGGCGCCTATCTCTTTGGGCTCGTCATGACCATCGAGCTCTATACCAAGGCATCGGGCAGCACGGGCGGTATTCCGTCCGAGTTCTGGGCTGCTCTGCCTTATCTCTCGACTATCGCCGTTCTGGTGCTGATTTCGCTGCGGCGTTCGGGGCAGAGTGCTGCCCCCGCATGCCTGGGGCGTCCGTTTCTACCAACCAACTAA
- the xdhC gene encoding xanthine dehydrogenase accessory protein XdhC, with the protein MNSKAAEIADFFSRQADAIVCELTSVRGSSPREQGTFMLVGPQSLFGTIGGGALEYMVIAHARRLIANGQAEEAMDVPLGPEIGQCCGGRVGVSLRYVDAKMRERLAAQVAAEDAALPHVYVFGSGHVGRALAQILSILPVRLEVIDTRRDELDLLPEGIASRVVAMPEAVVRAAPLGSSYVILTHDHALDFLIAQEALDRWDSPYVGMVGSQTKRARFASWFKGEGGDANALTRLVLPIGQHGLGDKRPAVIAALAAAEIMVHIGRWEADSARAQAPKKLGVVIGR; encoded by the coding sequence GTGAACAGCAAGGCCGCCGAGATCGCTGATTTCTTCTCGCGCCAAGCCGACGCTATCGTCTGCGAACTGACTTCCGTGCGTGGTTCGTCGCCGCGTGAGCAGGGCACGTTCATGCTGGTTGGGCCGCAATCGCTGTTCGGCACCATTGGCGGTGGAGCGCTCGAATATATGGTCATCGCCCATGCGCGCCGGCTGATTGCGAATGGGCAGGCCGAAGAAGCCATGGATGTGCCGCTCGGCCCCGAGATTGGCCAGTGCTGCGGTGGCCGGGTTGGCGTCAGCCTTCGCTATGTCGACGCGAAAATGCGCGAACGTCTGGCTGCACAGGTCGCCGCCGAGGATGCAGCGCTGCCGCATGTCTATGTGTTTGGCTCAGGCCATGTCGGTCGGGCGCTGGCGCAGATTCTGTCGATCCTGCCAGTGCGGCTTGAGGTGATCGACACGCGTCGCGATGAGCTTGATCTGTTGCCGGAGGGGATCGCCTCGCGGGTGGTCGCCATGCCGGAAGCGGTGGTGCGCGCTGCGCCGCTTGGCAGCAGTTATGTGATCCTGACGCATGATCACGCACTCGATTTTCTGATCGCGCAGGAAGCGCTTGATCGGTGGGATAGCCCCTATGTCGGTATGGTGGGCAGCCAGACCAAGCGCGCGCGGTTCGCGAGCTGGTTCAAAGGCGAGGGCGGCGACGCCAACGCTTTGACAAGGCTGGTTTTACCGATCGGGCAGCATGGTCTTGGGGATAAACGCCCGGCAGTTATCGCTGCACTGGCGGCAGCGGAAATTATGGTCCACATTGGGCGCTGGGAAGCTGACTCTGCGCGGGCACAGGCCCCCAAGAAACTGGGGGTGGTGATTGGACGCTAA
- the guaD gene encoding guanine deaminase — MSRTILRGRVLTFISEPQAIDDVASYRYLEDGAITIEDGKIVAVSDFVADDLAEVIDHRPHLILPGFIDMHLHYVQSQMIASYAGSLLEWLNTYTFHEEQKFSHQGHSESVASAFYDELIRNGTTSAVAYCSSSPRSVDAYFGEAEKRNMLMIGGKVMMDRNAPEALCDTAQSGYDDTKALIARWHGRARGLYAISPRFAITSTPAQMEAAQTLVAEHPEAYVQTHLSENDAEISFSMELYPNSPDYTGIYEDYGLLGPKTILGHCIHLNHREAHVLADTGSVAVFCPTSNLFLGSGLFDRERLIKAGVRIGLATDVGGGTSYSMLRTLDEGYKVLQLRGQRLNPFASFYMATLGNARSLSLEGTIGAIAPGNAADLVVLNAGATPAMALRMATVTTLMEELFLLQTLGDDRSIAEVYVAGARAKSTLGGL, encoded by the coding sequence ATGAGCCGCACTATTCTGCGCGGCCGTGTGCTGACCTTTATCAGCGAGCCGCAGGCCATCGATGACGTGGCGAGCTATCGCTATCTCGAAGACGGCGCCATCACCATCGAGGACGGCAAAATCGTCGCGGTGAGTGATTTTGTGGCCGATGATTTGGCCGAGGTCATCGATCACCGGCCACACCTGATCCTGCCCGGCTTTATCGATATGCATCTGCATTATGTGCAGAGCCAGATGATCGCGTCCTATGCAGGATCGCTGCTGGAATGGCTCAACACTTATACCTTCCACGAAGAGCAGAAGTTCAGCCACCAGGGGCATTCCGAGTCCGTTGCCAGCGCTTTCTACGATGAGCTGATCCGCAACGGGACGACCAGCGCGGTGGCCTACTGTTCGAGCAGCCCACGCAGCGTCGACGCCTATTTCGGGGAAGCCGAAAAGCGCAACATGCTGATGATCGGCGGCAAGGTGATGATGGATCGCAACGCGCCCGAAGCGTTGTGCGACACCGCCCAGTCTGGCTATGACGACACCAAGGCCCTGATTGCGCGCTGGCACGGCCGGGCGCGGGGGCTCTATGCCATCTCGCCGCGCTTTGCCATCACCTCCACTCCGGCGCAGATGGAAGCGGCGCAGACATTGGTGGCCGAGCATCCAGAGGCCTATGTCCAGACCCATCTCAGCGAGAACGACGCCGAGATCAGTTTTTCGATGGAGCTCTATCCCAACTCGCCGGACTATACCGGCATCTATGAGGATTACGGGCTGCTGGGTCCCAAGACCATATTGGGCCACTGCATCCACCTCAATCACCGCGAAGCGCATGTGCTGGCCGATACCGGCTCGGTGGCCGTGTTCTGCCCGACCTCGAACCTGTTCCTCGGTTCAGGGCTGTTTGACCGCGAGCGGCTGATCAAGGCGGGCGTGCGGATCGGTCTTGCGACCGATGTTGGCGGCGGCACCAGCTATTCCATGCTGCGAACGCTTGACGAGGGCTACAAGGTTCTGCAGCTGCGCGGACAGCGGCTCAATCCGTTCGCCTCGTTCTATATGGCGACCTTGGGCAATGCGCGATCGCTGTCGCTTGAGGGCACGATTGGGGCAATCGCGCCGGGCAATGCGGCAGATCTCGTGGTGCTCAATGCCGGGGCGACGCCAGCGATGGCGCTGCGCATGGCCACTGTCACCACCCTGATGGAGGAATTGTTCCTGCTGCAGACACTAGGCGACGACCGCTCCATAGCCGAGGTCTATGTGGCTGGCGCAAGGGCGAAGTCAACTTTAGGCGGGTTGTGA
- a CDS encoding ABC transporter permease: MQFRLEKRAEPSKAMLYLTPIGAVLVTAIVGAIIFSLIGYNGIGAVREIFLTPILNPLKWQDLAVKAAPLIIIAVGLSIGYRANVWNIGAEGQYILGGLAGTGIALLTRDFSGPWILPLMILGGMAGGMAWAVLPALLRTKLQVNEILTSLMLTYVAIQLLNYLVIGPWKDPMGFGFPQTRMFTADQMLPHIIPGTIVHLGAPIAIVVALIAWFVMSRSVFGYQVKVVGAAPHAARYGGFSVNRTIWLALLTSGALAGLAGVLEVAGPFGRMVPSFPTNYGFTAIIVAFLGRLHPIGIIFAGLAMAIAVVGGEVAQTTIQLPAAAVGIFQAMMLFFLLASDILVRYRIRAVGKRSVEATS, encoded by the coding sequence ATGCAGTTCAGGCTTGAGAAGCGCGCCGAACCCAGCAAGGCCATGCTGTATCTGACGCCCATCGGGGCGGTGCTGGTAACGGCCATCGTCGGCGCGATCATCTTCTCGCTGATTGGTTATAATGGCATCGGTGCGGTGCGCGAGATTTTCCTCACGCCCATTCTCAATCCGCTCAAATGGCAGGACCTTGCGGTCAAGGCCGCGCCGCTGATCATTATCGCGGTGGGCCTCTCCATCGGCTATCGTGCCAATGTCTGGAATATCGGCGCCGAGGGGCAGTACATTCTTGGCGGATTGGCCGGGACCGGCATTGCCCTGTTGACCCGCGATTTTTCGGGTCCGTGGATTTTGCCGCTGATGATCCTGGGCGGCATGGCGGGCGGCATGGCTTGGGCGGTGTTGCCGGCGCTGCTGCGCACCAAGCTGCAGGTCAATGAAATCCTCACCAGCCTGATGCTGACCTATGTCGCGATCCAGCTGCTGAATTATCTGGTGATCGGTCCGTGGAAGGACCCGATGGGGTTCGGCTTTCCGCAGACGCGGATGTTCACCGCCGACCAGATGCTGCCGCATATCATTCCGGGTACGATCGTGCATCTGGGCGCGCCCATTGCCATCGTTGTGGCGCTGATTGCGTGGTTCGTGATGAGCCGGTCGGTGTTTGGCTATCAGGTCAAGGTCGTCGGCGCGGCGCCCCATGCGGCGCGCTATGGCGGGTTTTCGGTCAATCGTACGATCTGGCTGGCGCTGCTGACCAGCGGTGCCTTAGCAGGGCTCGCCGGGGTGCTGGAAGTGGCCGGGCCGTTCGGACGCATGGTGCCGTCATTCCCGACCAACTACGGCTTTACCGCCATCATCGTCGCGTTTTTGGGTCGCTTGCATCCCATCGGCATTATCTTTGCCGGTCTCGCCATGGCGATTGCCGTGGTGGGTGGCGAGGTGGCGCAGACGACAATTCAACTGCCAGCCGCCGCGGTGGGTATTTTCCAGGCGATGATGCTGTTCTTCCTGTTGGCCAGCGACATTCTGGTGCGCTACCGCATCCGGGCGGTCGGCAAACGTAGCGTGGAGGCCACGTCATGA